One Triticum dicoccoides isolate Atlit2015 ecotype Zavitan chromosome 3B, WEW_v2.0, whole genome shotgun sequence genomic window, ggcggcggcggcggcgggaaagGTAGGAGCCGTGGTGGCGGCCATGGCGAGGTGCGTCAGACCGGCCCCAGGGTCTGGGGAGTCGGCCATGGGGTCCGGCGGTGGCCGGCAGGCAGCGGGAAGCTTCCTTTGGCAGTTGGCGTTCGCACAGCTGCTGGCTGTTTTACTCGGCCGCACGGCTGGTGATGTATATTTGCATCACTTCGTGATGCATTTTACATCTGAGTAAAAtctgagtttttttttttttgcatctatatcatctATTGAGGGACGTTTTTGGGCCTCAGTGATGTATATTTCGGTTATTTATAcatctacatcatctattggagatgctctaatggggATGAAGATGGAAAACTATCCCAATTGGGGAATAGCCCTGCTGTTATGTAAATCAGTGGGATTAGCCCTGTTGTGAATGTAAATGAGTTCCATTTACATATTCTATAATATAATTATCCTGTTATTGGTCTTGCCTTTGATGCACAAGTAAACATAGCAATTTCATTTTGATTTCACTGCGAGCTCTACTAAATCTAACATTGTTGGACATAAACAAACAATGATAGTATTGATATACCGAGAGCACATTCTTCAGGAAATGACATATCTTAAAGAAGGAGCTCTTCTAAAAGGGAATGTACACAAGATTTTTCCATATGGTGCGCAAGTTAGGATAACTGGGACCAACAGAAGGTACAAGCTGAATGGTTGCAAAGCAGATTCCTGTTTTGCTACATGTACAATTACATTTGAAAATCTAAGCATGAATTGCCTTTTTTTATATTGTTGCTCCTCATTTTGTTACACTTAAATTTAACTAATTTAGTATTTATGCAAAGAAATATTAATGAAACTCAAGTGGTCTAAATTTATAGCGATTAAATGTTGTGATCAGTTGATTACAACAGGCACATTGAATTTTATCGCATATTGGTTACATATATACCTCATATTTAAGCATTAAGAAGATACATGTTAGATATTAAACCTTGACGTGTGTCATAGCTTTTCTGAGAGACAGCTGTAGTTGCAGAAGTTTTTTCCTGCCTTTGATTGAAACAGGACCTGGAACAATGGCTGAAAACTAAGTAGATGATAAAACATGATGTTGTGTAGCCAATCATAAGCTAACAAGATGATGTCTTGTTTTCTTTTTCtaagaaggaaataaataatagtgtATTGAACTACTCTTATGCAGTGGATTACTGCACATCTCCAACATTAGTCAAGGTCGTGTCTTGTCAGTAAGCGACATCCTAAACGTAGACGACGAGCTGAAAGTTCTGGTGATCAAGTCAAATGTTTCTGACAAAATTGCACTCAGGTAATACCGTCACAACTCACAACACGATGCACTGGATTTATTCAGCTGCCAACTAACAGTTTTAAAACAATGTAGTGGAATGAGCTTTCAAAATTCTTTGTTCGTAGTTTTTAGCAAGATTTTGTCATCAGATATGATAAAACACTGAAATTTATTTTGCTACCTAATTAGCAGCATAGCAGACCTGGAGAGTGCTCCTGGTTTATTTCTGTCAAATAAAGCGGTGAGACTGAAATACATTTTATGTTTCTTCGACAGTTCTCTCATGTGTATCTTTTCTTAGTGCCATTTATCTTGTGCTGATGCAGAAGGTGTTTTCAGAAGCTGAGGAAATGGCAAAGAGGTACCGGGAGCAGCTTCCAGTTGTCTCTCGGAACACTAAATTAGATTATGACCTTCCAGAGGAAACTATTCCGGTTGATAATGAAGCGACACTTTATGCAAACTGGAAATGGTTCAAATTTCTGAGGCATGCCAAATCTGGTGACGGAAATGATAGAACATAATTGCAGCTGATGTTTATTTCATGCGCTGTATATTGTANNNNNNNNNNNNNNNNNNNNNNNNNNNNNNNNNNNNNNNNNNNNNNNNNNNNNNNNNNNNNNNNNNNNNNNNNNNNNNNNNNNNNNNNNNNNNNNNNNNNNNNNNNNNNNNNNNNNNNNNNNNNNNNNNNNNNNNNNNNNNNNNNNNNNNNNNNNNNNNNNNTTGAAGAAGAGAATGTATGTGACGACCTGAACTGAAACAGTATTAATGGTTCTTACTGAGTGTACCTTCCATAACCAAGCAAGAACAAGTTTTCCGGGCAGGAACAGGCGGCTTCAACCGATGGAGATCACAACAAGGCATTTGTTTGAAGACAACAAAAGAGACTTTCTGGTCCGTTAAATTTCATGCTAAAATTCTGATGTACTACCGTAGATCATACTGTTGTGGATGCAGATCCTCGTAGCTTTCGTACGTCCTTGTCAAGGTCTATCGCTTCCTTGACCCTAGGCGGGTAGGGCAAACTCTCGTCTCCAGACCAGCGAGGCTGTGGATTTGCCTCCCCTCTGGCAGTCGGCGGCCTGGAGGGAAATCCCGGTTTCTTTGCTCCGGTTAGCAGTTTAGGTTATTGTTCGTTAGTTCTCGTAGGTACGACGTTCAGGCGAATGGCGACGCTTTTTCTTTGAGCTTGTCTTTCTGATTTCAATCCTCCTTGAGTCCATCCGTCTGGACATAGTCGACGAAACTCCAGCGTAGATTCTTGCCGTCTTCATGGTGCGGCGAGGTTAGGGTTTACTGTCATGTGGTGAGATTTGGTGTCAGGCGCTTCAGATGTATGCAAGTGTTCTACGGCGATGATCGCGACTCCAAGGCCGTGGTCCTAAGGGGAAAGTGCATGAAGACTATTTGACTGTCATCGACAAGGTCTAAGCTGACTCTGGTATAAGGGTGACGATAAAAGACGTGTTATCGGCTCGTCCTGGCGTCAGTACTGGTCATTCGATGGTTTCATAattttgatgtaatttttattgTGTTTGAGAAGCTCGGTAAAACTTTTATAATAGATCTGATATAGAAAAGAATCATAGCATTGTTTATAGTTCCTTGATTTGATTTTTTGTTTTGGGGAGACAAAACCAACCTGGAGGGGTGATTTTTTTAGGGTATTCTTCTCCCACTAATCCGTCCCACATACATACACAGATCAGCCGCTCCGACCAACAGCAACGAGCTCTAGTACTCGACACCAATTAATCCCATTCCCTATTATATTCTCAAAAGAAAAATCCCATTTCCTAAAAGAAAGGGAGAAAAAGGACGACACAGCAATTAATCCCCTCCCGTTTATAACCTCCAGCTCCAAAGCCTTGACGATGGCTGCCTcccacccctcttcctcctcctcatctcatGCCACCCTCGCCTAGAACCCCTCCGCCTCCCGATCTCCGGTGCAATCTTACGCCTACTCCCCGCGCCCCGATCGCCTCCTGACCCTCGTCCCATCGGATCCTCCGCCGAATTGCCGGACGAATCCATCGAATTGCCCCCATCAATAACGCCGCTGCCCTAGAGGAGGCAGGACGAGACGAGACCCTTGGGGGTTGGTTGTTGCGGGGGCGCGGTTTCTGGCCGCGCCGCGGTGCTCTAAGTGCGTGGGATGGGTGCGCCGAAGCAGAGGTGGACGTCGGAGGAGGAAGCCGCGCTCAAGGCCGGCGTGGCCAAGCACGGGCCGGGAAAGTGGCGGACCATCCTCCGCGACACGGGCTTCAGCGCCGTCCTGCGCCTCCGATCCAATGTTGACCTCAAGGTTGGTCGCGGAGATCATTGCCCCCTTTCCGATCGGATCGGCGACGGGATGGTTGCTCTTTTGCGCCTGAAAATTGTGGCGACGGGTGTTGGCGATCGGTTGGGAAGAGCAGGAAATCTCGCGTCTATTTGGGTTGATGATTGTGGCTTTTGTACCAGATCGCGAGATTTAGGGGGTTCATGTTCATATTGGCTAATCAATTGGAAATGTTTCTCTGTGGGACAATTTTCATGATATTGGACAGATCAGCAGGGAAATCTCTCCTTTGCTCAACTGGTGCTGTGGTGAACTGAAATGTATCTCAAGATACCATCCGTGCTATGACTGAGTTGCCCCATTAATTCTCGATGGACACATTGTTCACCTTGGTGTCAGGATCCGACATTACTATGGAAGTTTCTTCCATTAGAACTTATTTCATACATTTTTTTCTAAGGAAAGTCAAGGATAGTTAGCATGATGAAACGAGTTGGCTTTACGCTGTCTGACGTTTGTTTCCTCTTCTGGTGTTGCTGATTTTGCTATATTGTTTGATTAAGTTATGTTAAGATGAAAAATAGTACAAGTAGTTCTTTGAGATGCAAATGATGATTGCAATGGGTCAAATTTTATTGTTCTTATTAACTTTTGACTAAGACACTAAGTTGCGTAGCAGTTATAGTAAACAGTTGCAATGTTCAACCAGCTGTCTGTTGCCATAGTCTTGGTTTCCAGGAATAAATATGTGTCTGCGTATCATTGAGTGAATGAATCTTATTGATTGGTCTGGTCCGATTGTGCAGGACAAGTGGCGCAACTTGAGTGTTACTGCTGGAGGATATGGCTCAAGAGAAAAGGCAAGAATGGCGTTGAAGCAAGGCAAGCGTGTTCCCAAGGTTAACATTGAACCAATGGACGTTGATGCAGATAATCTGGACAATGTTCATGATACAGTCATTGATGCAAAACCATTGGCAGTGGTTGTTGAACCCAGCCAGCGTGAATGCAGTTCAGAGAAGTCAGTTGCTAGGTTAGTGTATAAATAAACTTGTTCCATATTAAATTTATTATTATTAATTGTGTATTTATTTTCAAAATTGTTCCATCAATGTAAAGTGATAGGCGTTGACCCGTAGCCATTTAGGTTCATAAGTTGATTGGAATGGAAATTCTATGCATACCATCTTCGAGTTGCTGACCTGTCACCTATCTTTGAGACAGCTAGTCTAGGGCTTCACATATGAACACACGTAGAAAATTGAGATATATATTTAAATCACATGATTTTCCTGTGACAACTCGATTTAATGATATGATATTTTCTCTTGACTTGGTAATTATGAAAAATTCATAGTGTCCTATCATTACCAAAATTTACAAGAGTCAAAAGGCCTTACTGTATTAAATAAGCAGAAGAGAGTTCTCCGGTTAATCAAAGTAAAATCAGGTGAAAACCTGCATAACACACATAGCCATCGACAACAGGGCACTCTGGCCGGCCTTGTCACCAATGAAGATTTGACACACATTGTTGCGGAAACATCGTCGAGGTGGTCCAGGAAACATCCACATCACCCATCACTCCTTGATCTAGCGATTTAAACTTCACTGGCACGAAACTATGGCTACTAGAGATCATTCTGAGCCAAATCCACCTTCCATAGGTTTTTGTGGCAGGGAATTGGTGCACGCGGGCTGGGCTGCTAGGTCTGGCCAAAAGCAAGAGGGTTTTCACATGCCACTACCTCGATGTCCACCACCCCATACCAACACACCCGCAACCCTACCTTTTGCCGTTCTGAGAAACCAATATTAGGCGCCGAAGCGAACCCACAACGCCATCCACGGACCGAAGCCACGTCCCCTTGCAATGCGATGTTAACAGCGCTAGTTGAGCAAGCACAAGAAGCATCAATCATCGTTCACAGCTGTGCCAAACTTTGGCCTTAGAACATGTTGAAGCATTGGTGAGGCACCACCGCCCTTACTATGCCAATGCCGCTAACATGCTACCGCACTGGCTTCCATGGGATCCCACAAACTTTGGAGGTGGGCACTGCCATCGCCCAGACCGTCAACCTGATGCACCAATTCTAGCTCCTGACATGCAGGCAAGGAGGGATGCAGCTAACACCCCAAGCTGCCACCTCTCGCTTAAAACTGTTGTCAGCCCTCTGCCTTGCTAGATGAGGCCGCTGCGCTGTCGGTGCCAAGATTGGGGCTGAGGAGGCGAGGGAGCAGCTACCTGGAATTGGAGGAAGCGAGATACTGGCACTTGTGGCTGACGGGCGGCTTCCACCAGCGGTGGCAGGGGAAGAAGGCGATCCCCTAGTGCTGGCTAGGGTTCACCCCCCTGAGTTGGCCCACTTGAGGGTTTAGGCGACAGGTGTGTGGGAGTTTCTGTTATTACCGGATTAGTGACAACACTATTAGAATGACCTTCCATAAGCGAATCTAAATTGATGGCATGATTACAACCAGAGACCATGCAGTTATGGAACCCATCTACATGGCCATGTTTATTGCCTCTCAGTGCACCAGTTGGGCAGTGGGTTTTGTAAGTTCAGACATAAATTAATAATTTTTAACGCTGGTTAAATAAGTACTTCCTCTGGACTACATACGgaatgaaatgagtgaacaaacacactaaaacgtgtctatatacatctgattcacaaaaaagttaacatcttatatttgtgaacggagggggtAATATATACTTTTGGTAGCATAGCTACATATAACATGTTGTGCATGTAGTTCAGTATATTTAGAAAAGCCATTTTTAGGGCATTGCTTGATGTATTATTACGTGGTGGATGCATATTCTGTGCTATAGGGCATTTAAATATATTTTTCCTCTCTATTCTATTGTTGAGGTTTTAGTCAGGTGTACGGTAACTGTTCATTTGCTTTTAGTCTTATGTGTGAAACTCGCTTCACCATATCCTGAAATAAATCTAGTTGGAAATTTCGAATGATGAATGGTTGACATAACCATGCGGCGGATCTAATGCGNNNNNNNNNNNNNNNNNNNNNNNNNNNNNNNNNNNNNNNNNNNNNNNNNNNNNNNNNNNNNNNNNNNNNNNNNNNNNNNNNNNNNNNNNNNNNNNNNNNNNNNNNNNNNNNNNNNNNNNNNNNNNNNNNNNNNNNNNNNNNNNNNNNTAAGAAACTCAGGCAGTAttgtattttttttaaattttagtaTTGTACATTTAACCACATGATGACAGTACTCTGTACATTGTGCAATTCACTGCTATGTTTAAGTTGATTTGCTATGAAGAATCAATATCTTTGCACAGTTAAGTTCTTTGCATATTATTATGCCACTGCAATTTTCACGTATTGGAAAAACCATCAGGACTTTCAATGCATCTACATATGCCATTATAGCCACTTAAGCACATATACGGTCAAATACCGTACCCCTATTTTGTTTTGTCTGTTCCAAGGACACAAATGTCCTCGCCCCATCAGCCTGACACGAATCGATGTGCTGCCCGCTTCTCTTCTCCCGCAGCTTCCCGCAGTTCGCACCCAGAAGCATGACCTGTTCCGCACTCCTCCACGATGACAACGTCGCCAATGTCATCATAGGATGCCTCGGTTTTGTGGGCTGAAAGCCTCAAACGCTGGCCACAACTACGGCTGGCTTTACGACACCTTCCAGTCTAGCCTCCTGACACTCCAGCTCGCGGTGGTACGCTTCGTCCTGGTCCCCACGGGCTTGTACATGTCCCACGCCGTCTCCCGGAAGCTGCTTATCGAGTTCGAGCCTTCGAGGTTGTTATCCTCACCCCCTACACGCAAGCCGTGGTGTAGCAGGGCCTGGGGAGCCCAAGACCACGATGCTGCCCCGGTGTGTACCACGACGCTCTCAAGGCGGTGGAGGTGGCGCCTGCAGCCAAGCTGACCAAGGCCGCTGCCAATCCTGAGCCTGACGTTGCTAAGCTTGCCCCCACGCCGGAGCCGCACGGCGCCATGCGTCGCGCCAACATCATTGGCTCATTGCTGGAGCCGCTGTCGTGGGAGCTATTCCAGCCGGCGTTGGGGTTGTCGGGCATTGCCTACTGGATCCTACCGACTCCGACGAGGTGAGGATGCAGGCTGCCTCGGCAGCACAGTGCCTCTACCTGAGGGACATGGAGACCATGGAAGTGCGTGCTGTGCTGCCTGTAGGAGCCTCTTCGTGCTGCCCTAGATGGTCGAGGAGCCCAACCCGAAGTCGTCCTTCTCCGGTACTGTCGAGGTGAACATCCTCTGAGCGAAGAACTAAACGATCATCACATCACGAGATTGGCGGAAGTACTAGAAAGGAGGTCGGGAGGGCGGCGGCACCCGAAGAGACGCAATGGGGTGCCGGCGGCAGAAGAACAGAGAGAGTGGGAAGTTAtttagtttttcttcttcttttgagcTGATGGGGTGTGGGCATTTGTGTCCATGAGAAAATATGGAACAAATACAGCCTCTATTATTTGATAAAACTTGGCCTTAAGTGGCTATAGTAGCATCTatagatgtactccctctgtttctatttTGTCTGCGTATAAGTTTTCTCAGTTTTTTGCGCAATAGTCTGCGTGTTCCCTTCTTTTAGCCCTCTCTTCCCATGCTGCCCCTCTATTCCGCTTTTCCCCGTCTAATCCGCTGCATGCATGAGCCAATCCGTTGCATGTTTAGAGAGAAACTAGTGGGCAATCCAGCGGCATGCAAAGCGGGCCAGGGGCACATGCAGAGAAGGGCCAATCCATTCGCTAGTGAATTTATTGCATGTCAGTTTCCTTGCCATCAAAGCAGGGGCAAAACAGTCTAAAAAAAGCCCAGCTATTGCCTCCTTGGTATGCGGGCTGGTTCTTATGCACAGAGAAAAAAGAATCGGAGCCTCGGAGGGAGTATTTGGAAGGTCCGGTGGCATTTTTCAAAAGATGGAAATTTAGTGACATTTTTTGAATACGTGAAAATTGCAATGGCATCTATCCAGTTAACCTTTTTTTATTGATACTGAACTGATGTAATGCTTCAAGTTGAGGAAACCATCCAAATATTGCTTATTAGCCATTTTTCACTTTATGTGAGTACCGCCTCTGAGCATTCTTAACATTATTCCAAAATGTTTGGTCGTAGGCTTGATGATCTCATATTGGAAGCTATAAAGAAGCTTAAGGAGTCTTCCGGATCAAATAAAACGGCCATCGCTTCATACATTGAGGTAATTGTAATGATCGCCACTCTCTAATATCTTCTTTTATTTCCTTGATCGATACTATTTGCTTGAGTTTTGaggtacctcaaatttatcccgacaGTCAATATTTCCTTTCTTTTGTTATTTGCTTTTACCGAAATGTTTATCTTGTTCTTCATGGGAATCCGAGACTTCTCTGAAGCAATCTTTAGTGATTTTGCAGATGACTCTAATAAGACTTGTCTCTGTATGTAGGAGCAATACTGGCCACCTGCTGATTTTCAACGCTTACTATCAACAAAATTGAAGGCACTGGTTGCTACTGGAAAATTGATGAAGGTACTTTGACTTTGCATGCACTCGTGCGGGAATATGTGGTCTATCATGTATCGAACTACAATAGAAATGCACATTTTAGTTGCTTCTATTTTAATCATGGTTTTATTACAGTCCAACCAAAAATACAGAATTGCACCGAGTTCAGTCTCGTTAGGTGGAAGGAGCACCAAGGTGCACTCAACAGAAGACGACAAACAAAATATTTGTATTAGACAACTAACTAAGCCTCAAGTGGATGCTGAACTGGATATGATGACACACATGAATAAGGAAGAGGCAGCAGCATTTGCTGCCAAGGCAGTTGCTGAGGCAGAAGTTGCCAATGCGGAGGCTGAAGAAGCAGCAAGGGCTGCAGAAGCTGCAGAAGCTGAGGCTGAAGCTGCAAAGGCTTTTCTCGATGCCGTCATGTTGACTGTGCAAAACAAAAATGCTGCCTCTGCGGTACATTGAGCATATTTTTTGTTTTCAGAATATTCTCTACCAAATGCACATTctataacttactaaactcattaaATGCAGATTCTTCGAGCTTGCTGATCTTCTCTACTAGCCGTGCCGTGCATTTGGCTTCAGTGAGCAGAAGTTTGTATGAGACAATGCTTGTGTTGTGCCGCAAAGCTTTTGTCGATACATGAGTTTCTTGTATAGCCTTATAGATCAAAATGTTTCAATGAAGGGCAGGGGTTTTCAACATCTTGCTGTTGGTCCTAAACCCTGGCTCACCCTTCAGATGATGTTATCTAGTAGCATCTTCTTAGATAAATATATCATGCAATTGGCGCTGTGTTGTGTTAGCCAGTCAATGACGCAATAACAGGAGCGAACAGGAAAGTAGTATTCAATTTTCATCCTTTTTTCTTCTGAACATGTGTTTATTTGTAATTAAACTCTAGTCCATTCTCCTTAGTTCAAGTGATGTCATGAAATAGAATTATAGCGAAAGTTGCTGTGGCAAGATATTTCTCAGATATGTTGAGCTGATTACAGTGGTTTAGCATGATGATAATATATATGCAGTGGATGTGTGCCCTCTGCATCCGATTTCGAAGAACATTCTTTTGAGTAAGAGCACATCCCGTTCTACTCACCATATGTAACTTGCATTTTCTTCAGGATTTATTCTGCGCTCTTCATATCTGTTCCTCTGCAGCTCCTTTGCATGTACGAATCAACCTGTCCAATGATGCTGTTACAAAGTGCAGTGATTTAAGCAGTTAACACGACCTAGCAGTGATATTTTAGAGCTATAATACCTTGCTCGTTAAAAAAGGATATGGCACCTAACTACCTATTTTAGGGAGTTGTCAAAGTCTTTCAACTGCTCGTTTCTTACTCTAAAGAGCCGTTGATCGGTCATCCTATGGCTCTCCTTTCAAGGGTTCGCCGACTTGATTTCCTCTTGTTCATCGATCCTTTTTTTAACAAAGAAGAGGCACTCAAGGCGCCAAGTTCATTTCTAATCAAGCTCAAGTACATCATACAACAAAGATTACAACTCCTGGGCAATTAAGCAATAACAGATGTTGCAAGAAAGACAACTAAATGGCCTATGAGCTTGACCGAAACATCTAAAGACAAGTTCCACATTGGAAGTAAGGACCTGATGAGCACCATAGCAGGCTAGACCTAAAATAACCGAAGAAATCTGCACTATGTAGCTGAAGAAATGAGCAAGATGCTGCCTGATGAGCCATCTAGATCAGAAGCCGTGATGCTGTGTCAAATTGTCCATGTAAAACATGACTTTCTACAAATTAAAACTTCCTGTAAATTAAGCTGATTCACATCAGCCACAACAAGCTGGAGAGCTCCAGTTTCATTGAGAATAGGGGAAGGGTCCTGCTGTATGTAGACTTATATCATGAAGCGGCTTGTCGATGCGCCGTTCACCAAAAGATCAAAAGCTTCCAGTCATGTATGATGCAAGTCTAATCTTCCTATGGTCTTATAGGAATGAGAGTAAATCCAAGGACATGCAATTTGAGCTCAATAGCATCTTGCAACATGAAGAACAAAACCCTGAAACTTAAAATCAGAGAGAAGAGAAACTATAGGGCAGGACAAATTCCTACGAGATGGAGCAAAGCAACAAATGTCAGGTTCTGTAGACCGTCGATCCTTCATCGGATGGCCTGGAGAAGCTCCCGCGTCGTTGTTTACTATCCGACACTTTCATTCTTTCAATTTGCTTTTCACCTGCTCGACTGTAATGGCTATTGAAAGCGCAACTAATCGCCGGGTGGTCTTGctgattcataacaacatatacatCATTGAACTAATGTATACTCaaagaatatttcaggaaagttcaattagGTATGGCAATGGGATGTGAATGTGAACTCCTCGAAATGaaaaggacaaacattggcaaagcttcaagactctacattttttgttAAATGACCGAGGTTTTGATCATGGACTAAGTGCTCAAGTGCTTAGAGatattgctccaaaatcctcagccacACTATCACATTCAACTATGTCCTAAACCCTAAAGTCAAACTCAGTCCCACCAAAACACACCTACCCGGATCCACCGAGTTACACTTGACATAGTCACTGCCTAAACCCTAGCAACTCAGTCTCACTGAGATGACCATTCAACCTCACCGAAGAGCACTTGCCAACCTTATGTCGCCTATTTCTAttcgtgagctgcgttgggattttccccgaagaggaagggtgaagcaatatagtagctgataagtatttccctcagtgaaaaccaaggttatcaaaccaataggagaaTCACACAAGTCCTAGTGAACAACGCgaacacacacaaaagcaaatacttgcacccaatgtgggcaagagggttgtcaatcccgttgaactcgttacttgcaaggattaattctgatagtgatcgatagataaaaataaaagtaaataaattacaaCAATGTATTTTTGTTTTTAGCCATATGATTAAAGTAGACCCagtgccatagttttcactagagcctTCTGTCTCAAAACAATAGCATACCGTGGGcagacaaattattgttgggaaattgatagaaaa contains:
- the LOC119276183 gene encoding single myb histone 2-like — translated: MGAPKQRWTSEEEAALKAGVAKHGPGKWRTILRDTGFSAVLRLRSNVDLKDKWRNLSVTAGGYGSREKARMALKQGKRVPKVNIEPMDVDADNLDNVHDTVIDAKPLAVVVEPSQRECSSEKSVARLDDLILEAIKKLKESSGSNKTAIASYIEEQYWPPADFQRLLSTKLKALVATGKLMKSNQKYRIAPSSVSLGGRSTKVHSTEDDKQNICIRQLTKPQVDAELDMMTHMNKEEAAAFAAKAVAEAEVANAEAEEAARAAEAAEAEAEAAKAFLDAVMLTVQNKNAASAILRAC